From uncultured Pseudodesulfovibrio sp.:
GGAATCCCATGTCCTTGAGTGAGTCCACGGTGTCGAAGTCCCAAGTGAACAGGGCAGTTCGGCATTCGAAGAGGTTCTGGTAGGCATCAAGGATGAGGTGCGGGTTGTCTACGAACCAGGATGCCAGTGGAATATCGTAATTCTTGAGCAGGGTGGTGAGTATTCCCTCGCGGTCAACGCCAAGATGGTTGACCGTGAGAACGAAGTCCGGCTTGAAGGCCGTCAAGGTTGCCACCATTTGTGTGACAAAGGTGTCGAGGTCCATTTCCTTGGTGCCGAAATCCAGAAAATGATATTCTACGCCGAGTCGTTCACACGCGGCTTTAAGTTCGCCGATAAGAAAATATTGGCTGGTGAGCAGGAGTATGCGCGGAGCGGTTCCCTTGAAATTTGGCCGTGTGTTTTGGTCTTTTAGCATTGTCCGCAACGATACCTGCGCCTGACCTATTTGTCTACAACTCGCCGGAGCCGTTGCGTTTCTTGGACCGATAGAGGTCTTTGTCCGCTCGCATGGTTATGGAAAGGAGGTCTTCCCCTTCTTCATATTGAGCCAACCCATAACTGAATGAGATGGGAAGGTCCTCGGAAGATTCGGCTACGGCGGTGAGTGCTCGTTCTGCCAATGCACTGGCATCATCCATGTTACCGGTCAGGAAAATGATGAATTCATCGCCACCCCAACGAGCCAAAATATCTGTCGGCCTGATGGTTTTTCCCACGGTGTCAGCTACACATTTAAGCACTTCATCGCCTTTGAGGTGCCCGTGCTTGTCATTGACATCTTTGAATTTATTGAGATCGATGATGATCGTGGATAATTGTTCATGGTACCGTTTTGCTTTGTAGGTCGCCTGTTGGAAATAGATTTCCAATGCACGACGGTTGGCGACGCCAGTCAACGGATCGGTTTGGGCCAACCGTTCCAGTCGTCCCTGAAAGTGATTGACCGTGAACGTACACAGTACAATGATCAGGATGGATGTGCATATACCTATAGTAATGGTGCGGACGAGGTTGTCCCTTGCAGAAATCAAAGCGTCATCTTCGCTTTGTTCGACGATGAGATACCATTTCAGTTCCGGGATATATTGGGTTGAGAGTAAGTAATGAGTGTCGTCCCAATTATATTCCAGACTGACTGATTTTTCTCTTTTGGTGAGTATCTTTGAAGCGAGGTCACGGATTCCACCGGCCTTGGCAATGGAATGTTTCTCGATAAGCCGTTTGTCGTGGTGCACCTGAACCAGACCATCCTGATCCACGAGGTAAATTTTCCTGTTGTATTTTTTTTTCGATTTTTTCAGGAGTTCGGTAGCATGTTCGATGTTTAACCCCACACCGGCAACACCGATGAAGCGGCCATTATTGTCTTCCACCCTGAAGTTGACGAAAATTGTCAGTTTGTTGTTTTCAACTTCATTGGTGTCCACGTCCAGATCGAATTCCTTGCCTGATCGTCTGAAAGCATAGAACCAAATATCATGAGGGTCCCGTGGGTTGATTTCTTTGAGGATGCCTTCCTGACTGTAATAGGCGTCTGTTGCTGATGAGACGAAAAAGGTGGAAATGAATCCGTATTTTTCCTGAATCTTTTTGAGGTAATCGGTGATTTGTCCGACATCCAGTTCCCCGTCGGTCACCCAATCCTTGAGAAATGTGTCATTGGCCATTGAGGAGGACACGAGCAGTGGCCGCATCATGACGGCTTGAATTTCCGAATAGATATTTTTGCCGGTCAACGGCAGGGAAGAGTGGAGCAATTCGGCTCGGATGGCCCTGCGCGTGAAAACGTAGTTGACCAGACTTGTTGCCAGAAAAGCGGAAACAAGAATGAAGGAAAGGGCTAATATCAGTTTGGATTTAATGCTCATTACGTCAGTTTAAGGTATCTGGCCTATAAGGACAACGGGTTTACATCTCGTCTGAATCAAGAATGATGGTGACGGGGCCCCAGTTGGTGAAATCCAGATGCATTTCCGCTCCAAAGCGGCCTGTAGCAAATTGACCGGGGGCAGCCTTGCGTGCATCTTCCACAAAATGGTTGAACAGGGACTCCGCGATATATGGGTGGCAAGCATTGGTGAAGGACGGGCGTCGGCCTTTCTTGCAATCAGCGTACAGCGTGAACTGGGAAATGAGCATGATGTCCCCCTGGATGTCTGAGAGCGACCTGTTCATTTTGTCGTCTTCGTCCGGGAAGATTCGTAGGTTGACCAGTTTGTCGAGTATCTTTCCCCATACGGGCTTGCTCGGCAAATCCGCCTCATCCCCATGTC
This genomic window contains:
- a CDS encoding sensor domain-containing diguanylate cyclase, which gives rise to MSIKSKLILALSFILVSAFLATSLVNYVFTRRAIRAELLHSSLPLTGKNIYSEIQAVMMRPLLVSSSMANDTFLKDWVTDGELDVGQITDYLKKIQEKYGFISTFFVSSATDAYYSQEGILKEINPRDPHDIWFYAFRRSGKEFDLDVDTNEVENNKLTIFVNFRVEDNNGRFIGVAGVGLNIEHATELLKKSKKKYNRKIYLVDQDGLVQVHHDKRLIEKHSIAKAGGIRDLASKILTKREKSVSLEYNWDDTHYLLSTQYIPELKWYLIVEQSEDDALISARDNLVRTITIGICTSILIIVLCTFTVNHFQGRLERLAQTDPLTGVANRRALEIYFQQATYKAKRYHEQLSTIIIDLNKFKDVNDKHGHLKGDEVLKCVADTVGKTIRPTDILARWGGDEFIIFLTGNMDDASALAERALTAVAESSEDLPISFSYGLAQYEEGEDLLSITMRADKDLYRSKKRNGSGEL
- the dtd gene encoding D-aminoacyl-tRNA deacylase; this translates as MRLVIQRVSDAKVTVNEAVVGEIDTGLLVLVGFGHGDEADLPSKPVWGKILDKLVNLRIFPDEDDKMNRSLSDIQGDIMLISQFTLYADCKKGRRPSFTNACHPYIAESLFNHFVEDARKAAPGQFATGRFGAEMHLDFTNWGPVTIILDSDEM